Proteins encoded in a region of the Pigmentiphaga litoralis genome:
- a CDS encoding ABC-type transport auxiliary lipoprotein family protein: MRMTMRGVSSAWRAARSGVLGAAVVTWLGACSVLPDAEPVTIYQLPMAHGGVNAAAAAASGAAGPSASTSAPSASVSPGSPRSRADWSLRVVKPASSAVTDSPRILVLRESNQVNAYQAVRWSDPAPALWRNRLTAAFVEDGRVSALSTDDAPAHADLELAGDLRSFQVEYQGAQPVVALRLDARLVRTGTRRIVASRSFMVMQPVTGSKVPEVVTAFGQAADALSAQVVDWTLTQSPAR, from the coding sequence ATGAGGATGACGATGAGGGGAGTGTCGTCGGCTTGGCGGGCGGCGCGTTCAGGCGTTCTGGGGGCGGCGGTGGTGACCTGGCTCGGTGCCTGCTCGGTGCTGCCCGATGCGGAGCCCGTCACGATCTATCAGTTGCCGATGGCACATGGTGGGGTGAATGCGGCGGCGGCGGCGGCCTCCGGTGCGGCAGGCCCGTCTGCGTCGACCTCGGCGCCTTCCGCATCCGTTTCACCCGGGTCACCGCGCAGCCGCGCCGACTGGTCACTGCGTGTCGTCAAACCTGCCAGCAGCGCGGTCACCGACAGCCCGCGAATCCTGGTGCTGCGCGAGTCCAATCAGGTCAACGCCTACCAGGCCGTGCGCTGGAGCGATCCCGCGCCCGCGCTGTGGCGCAACCGGCTGACCGCCGCCTTTGTGGAAGACGGCCGCGTCAGCGCCTTGAGCACCGATGACGCCCCGGCGCATGCCGACCTGGAGCTGGCCGGCGACCTGCGATCGTTTCAAGTTGAATACCAGGGCGCGCAGCCCGTGGTGGCGCTGCGGCTGGATGCCCGGCTGGTACGAACCGGCACCCGGCGAATCGTGGCGTCGCGCAGCTTCATGGTCATGCAGCCGGTCACTGGCAGCAAGGTGCCGGAAGTGGTGACGGCGTTTGGCCAGGCGGCCGATGCCCTGTCGGCCCAGGTGGTGGACTGGACGCTGACCCAGTCACCGGCGCGCTAA
- a CDS encoding SDR family NAD(P)-dependent oxidoreductase encodes MERYTNKVVIVTGAGSGIGAATARRFATEGASVVLAGRTRDKLDDVAKTLGNDDKVLVRPTDVADLSDVEGLVQDAVARFGRLDVLVNNAGTVVEGKITEVSAEDWRKVMATDLDGVFHGCRAALPELIKTKGSIVNTSSVSGLGGDWGMSVYNAAKGAVTNFTRALAMDHGRDGVRVNAVCPSLTRSEMTDDMFANKELMAKFMERIPLGRAAEAEDIADVIAFLGSDDARFITGVNLPVDGGLSASNGQPPQT; translated from the coding sequence ATGGAACGGTATACGAACAAGGTGGTGATCGTCACGGGCGCGGGCTCGGGAATCGGGGCGGCGACAGCGCGCCGTTTTGCCACGGAGGGCGCATCCGTGGTGCTGGCCGGGCGCACGCGCGACAAACTGGACGACGTCGCCAAGACCCTGGGCAACGATGACAAGGTGCTGGTCCGGCCGACCGACGTGGCGGACCTGTCCGACGTGGAAGGCCTGGTGCAAGACGCGGTCGCCCGCTTCGGCCGGCTGGACGTGCTGGTCAACAACGCCGGTACCGTGGTTGAAGGCAAGATCACCGAGGTGTCCGCAGAAGACTGGCGCAAGGTCATGGCGACCGACCTGGACGGCGTCTTCCATGGCTGCCGCGCCGCCTTGCCGGAACTGATCAAGACCAAGGGTTCCATCGTCAATACGTCGTCGGTGTCGGGCCTGGGCGGCGACTGGGGCATGAGCGTGTACAACGCGGCAAAGGGCGCGGTGACCAACTTCACGCGCGCGCTGGCGATGGACCATGGCCGTGACGGCGTGCGGGTCAATGCCGTGTGCCCCAGCCTGACGCGCAGCGAGATGACGGACGACATGTTCGCCAACAAGGAATTGATGGCCAAGTTCATGGAGCGCATTCCGCTGGGCCGCGCGGCCGAAGCCGAAGACATTGCCGACGTGATCGCTTTCCTGGGCAGCGACGATGCGCGCTTCATTACGGGCGTGAATCTGCCCGTGGACGGCGGCCTGTCGGCATCCAACGGCCAACCGCCGCAGACCTGA
- a CDS encoding Bug family tripartite tricarboxylate transporter substrate binding protein, whose translation MPQTPRARALPSFAMRTPADRVPARGAVSRRVMCAALLSSLCALPIAASHAQQGRGDFPNRPLRIVVPFAPGGATDVIARTVAQKMAERMGQAVVVENKAGANGNIGAAQVARSEADGYTLLMATSAHAINQTLYRKLDYRITDFAALSNLASVPLLLVVNPSVPAKTPKELAAFAQRAGAQVNFASGGTGTAAHLAGEQFNTLAGVKMAHVPYKGGSQAQNDLIGGQVQAMFANLPEVLPQVTAGRLRPLALTGATRHASLPDVPTFAQAGYPALDAKSWFGLFAPASTPPAIVTLLSTEIAASVRDPAVQARLKELGAEPIGDTHAAFQTYVAQEVTRWGGLVERSGASAD comes from the coding sequence ATGCCCCAGACCCCGCGCGCCCGCGCCCTTCCTTCATTCGCCATGCGTACGCCGGCCGACCGGGTTCCGGCCCGCGGCGCCGTGTCCCGCCGGGTCATGTGCGCGGCGCTGCTGTCGTCCCTGTGCGCACTGCCGATCGCGGCCAGCCACGCCCAACAGGGCCGCGGCGACTTCCCGAATCGCCCGCTGCGCATCGTCGTGCCCTTTGCCCCTGGCGGCGCCACCGATGTCATCGCCCGCACCGTGGCCCAGAAAATGGCCGAACGGATGGGACAGGCCGTGGTGGTGGAAAACAAGGCGGGCGCCAACGGCAACATTGGCGCAGCCCAGGTTGCGCGGTCGGAAGCCGACGGCTACACGCTGTTGATGGCCACGTCCGCCCACGCCATCAACCAGACCCTGTACCGCAAGCTGGACTACCGCATTACCGATTTCGCCGCGCTGTCCAACCTGGCCTCCGTGCCGCTGTTGCTGGTCGTCAACCCGAGCGTGCCGGCCAAGACGCCCAAAGAGCTTGCCGCGTTTGCGCAGCGGGCCGGCGCCCAGGTCAACTTTGCGTCCGGCGGTACGGGCACCGCGGCGCATCTGGCCGGTGAACAGTTCAACACCCTGGCCGGCGTCAAGATGGCGCACGTGCCGTACAAGGGCGGCTCGCAAGCCCAGAACGATCTGATCGGCGGGCAAGTGCAGGCCATGTTCGCCAACCTGCCCGAAGTGCTGCCACAAGTGACCGCCGGCCGGCTGCGCCCCCTGGCCCTGACCGGCGCCACGCGCCACGCCAGCCTGCCCGACGTTCCCACCTTTGCTCAGGCGGGCTACCCGGCCCTGGACGCCAAGTCGTGGTTCGGCCTGTTCGCCCCGGCGTCCACTCCGCCCGCCATCGTCACCCTGCTGTCCACCGAAATCGCCGCGTCCGTACGCGACCCCGCCGTCCAGGCGCGCCTGAAAGAGCTGGGTGCCGAGCCGATCGGCGATACCCACGCCGCCTTCCAGACCTACGTGGCGCAGGAAGTCACGCGCTGGGGCGGGCTGGTCGAGCGGTCCGGCGCATCGGCGGATTGA
- the bfr gene encoding bacterioferritin: protein MLGNTEVIDYLNTLLAGELGARDQYFIHSRMYDEWSYKKLYERINHEMADETMHADALIRRILMLDGTPDMRVAAVRVGKTVPEMLRFDLDVEEEVRTALREGIVICERVRDFVTRDILLAQLGDTEEDHAYWLEQQLRQITMVGLENYLQAQLKATESDPAV from the coding sequence ATGCTGGGCAATACCGAAGTCATCGACTATCTGAATACGCTGCTGGCGGGTGAGCTGGGCGCGCGGGACCAATACTTCATCCACTCGCGCATGTACGACGAATGGTCATACAAGAAGCTGTACGAACGCATCAATCACGAGATGGCCGACGAGACGATGCATGCGGACGCCCTGATCCGCCGCATCCTGATGCTGGACGGCACGCCGGATATGCGGGTGGCCGCGGTGCGCGTGGGCAAGACCGTGCCCGAAATGTTGCGTTTCGATCTGGATGTCGAAGAAGAAGTGCGTACCGCCTTGCGGGAAGGCATCGTGATCTGCGAGCGCGTGCGCGATTTCGTGACGCGCGACATCTTGCTGGCGCAGCTGGGCGATACGGAAGAAGACCACGCCTATTGGCTGGAGCAGCAACTGCGTCAGATCACGATGGTGGGCCTTGAAAACTACCTGCAGGCGCAGTTGAAGGCGACCGAAAGCGATCCAGCGGTTTAA
- a CDS encoding HepT-like ribonuclease domain-containing protein, translating to MKHQRLGDYLDHIAQAALDAQGFVEGMDEAGFLADKRTQQAVVMSFIIMGEAATRLMDGYPDFVQARSEVSWRSMRNMRNRMAHGYFDIDPSIVWGTLRDWVPGLLEQLAAIRESGVTETPDDPTGKAG from the coding sequence ATGAAGCACCAAAGGTTGGGCGACTACCTGGACCATATCGCGCAGGCAGCGCTCGATGCCCAGGGCTTCGTCGAAGGGATGGACGAGGCTGGCTTCCTGGCTGACAAACGCACACAACAGGCGGTCGTGATGAGTTTCATCATCATGGGTGAGGCTGCCACAAGGTTGATGGATGGCTATCCCGATTTTGTTCAGGCCCGGTCCGAAGTCTCTTGGCGCAGCATGCGCAACATGCGCAATCGAATGGCACATGGGTATTTCGATATCGACCCCAGCATTGTGTGGGGGACGCTTCGGGATTGGGTGCCCGGATTGCTTGAGCAACTGGCCGCAATCCGTGAGTCAGGTGTTACGGAAACTCCCGACGACCCGACTGGCAAGGCCGGCTGA
- a CDS encoding MlaD family protein: METRAHHVLIGLFTVAIAAAALAFGLWLSKSHRDREIHYYNIVFNEAVNGLTRGSSVLYSGITIGDVVRLTLDPKDPRRVLARVRIEGDVPIKQDTRARLALTGITGTSVIQLSNGSPESPRLESTDGEDPIIIAVPSPINQFLTSGEDLLISVNEILASAKTLLSEDNGKRVSHILENIDRASNTMTAQGDGLRELVQQMTLASRQATASLAQAGTLVTSANTLVTQDGARTLGSAEKAMQSLERTGTTLEQLLTENRDALTGGAQGLAELGPAIAELRTTLASLRGISRRLEDNPANYLLGRENIQEFQP, encoded by the coding sequence ATGGAAACCCGAGCGCACCACGTGCTGATCGGCCTTTTTACCGTGGCCATTGCGGCCGCCGCCCTGGCCTTCGGGCTGTGGCTCAGCAAGTCCCACCGCGACCGCGAAATCCACTACTACAACATCGTCTTCAATGAAGCGGTCAATGGCCTGACGCGCGGCAGTTCGGTGCTGTATAGCGGCATCACCATTGGCGATGTGGTCCGGCTGACGCTGGACCCGAAAGATCCGCGCCGTGTGCTGGCCCGCGTGCGCATCGAAGGCGATGTGCCGATCAAGCAGGACACCCGGGCGCGCCTGGCGCTGACCGGCATTACCGGCACGTCGGTGATCCAGCTGAGCAACGGATCGCCCGAAAGCCCCCGCCTGGAAAGCACCGATGGCGAAGACCCGATCATCATCGCGGTGCCGTCACCGATCAACCAGTTCCTGACCAGCGGCGAAGACCTGCTGATCAGCGTGAACGAGATCCTGGCCAGCGCCAAGACGCTGCTGTCCGAAGACAACGGCAAACGGGTCAGCCATATCCTGGAAAACATCGACAGGGCGTCCAACACCATGACCGCCCAAGGCGATGGCCTGCGTGAACTGGTGCAGCAGATGACGCTGGCCAGCCGCCAGGCAACGGCGTCCTTGGCGCAGGCCGGCACGCTGGTCACCAGCGCCAACACGCTGGTGACGCAAGACGGCGCGCGCACCCTGGGCAGCGCCGAAAAGGCCATGCAGTCGCTGGAGCGCACGGGCACCACGCTGGAGCAGTTGTTGACCGAGAACCGCGATGCGCTGACCGGTGGCGCGCAAGGCCTGGCCGAACTCGGGCCGGCAATTGCGGAGTTGCGGACAACGCTGGCGTCGCTGCGCGGAATTTCGCGCCGGCTTGAAGACAATCCCGCGAACTACCTGCTGGGTCGCGAAAACATTCAGGAGTTCCAACCATGA
- a CDS encoding nucleotidyltransferase family protein, whose product MRPSVVLEMNRGAVREAVARFPTTNPRVFGSVLHGTDRDGSDLDLLVDALPGATLLDLGDLEEELKALLGVDVDLLTPGDLPGKFRDDVLAEAKPV is encoded by the coding sequence ATGCGACCGTCCGTTGTGCTCGAAATGAACCGTGGCGCTGTGCGCGAAGCTGTCGCGCGCTTTCCTACCACCAATCCTCGTGTCTTTGGTTCGGTGCTGCATGGCACGGATCGCGACGGCAGCGACTTGGACCTGCTGGTCGATGCGTTGCCGGGCGCAACGCTGTTGGACCTTGGTGATCTCGAAGAAGAACTGAAGGCATTGCTGGGCGTGGACGTCGATTTGCTCACCCCTGGCGACCTTCCCGGAAAGTTTCGGGATGATGTCCTTGCCGAGGCCAAGCCGGTATGA
- a CDS encoding ABC transporter permease: MNAQPLPAVATHDAPSANDTFLTVDTSASPPRLRLSGDWTLAHYQVLLRLARKHSFAGQAAPHVDLSGIGALDTAGASAIVELLGPHLLDLVSQPDALATQGLAPNRQALLRTVAEAMCTRCRAAPVPPTSALMDVIEHIGRAMARCWQLAAYLLGFIGLTLEALARNLFRPRRWRVTAVVAQIEQTGLDAVPIVALLTFMVGAVIAFLGATVLDAFGASIYTVDLVAFAFLREFAVLLTAILMAGRTASAFTAQIGSMKANEEIDAIRALGMNPVDLLVLPRVLALLISLPALTFIAMIAGITGGAIVCALSLDISPSMFLSILHQNLEARHFLLGMAKAPIFAFLIAIVGCLEGFKVSGSAQSVGEHTTSAVVQCIFIVILVDAVAALFYMEMGW; this comes from the coding sequence ATGAATGCGCAGCCCCTGCCGGCCGTCGCCACGCACGACGCGCCGTCCGCCAACGACACCTTCCTGACGGTCGATACGTCGGCGTCCCCGCCCCGCCTGCGCCTGTCGGGCGACTGGACTCTGGCCCATTACCAGGTCCTGCTGCGCCTGGCGCGCAAGCATTCCTTCGCTGGCCAGGCCGCCCCGCACGTCGACCTGAGCGGCATTGGCGCGCTCGATACCGCGGGCGCATCGGCCATCGTGGAACTGCTGGGCCCGCATCTGCTTGACCTGGTTTCACAGCCCGACGCATTGGCCACCCAGGGTCTCGCCCCCAACCGGCAGGCCTTGCTGCGGACGGTGGCCGAAGCCATGTGCACGCGGTGCCGCGCGGCGCCGGTGCCGCCCACGTCCGCGCTCATGGACGTGATCGAACACATCGGGCGCGCGATGGCGCGATGCTGGCAACTGGCCGCCTACCTGCTCGGCTTTATCGGACTGACGCTGGAAGCGCTGGCCCGCAACCTGTTCCGGCCGCGCCGCTGGCGGGTAACCGCCGTGGTCGCGCAGATCGAACAGACCGGCCTGGACGCCGTGCCCATCGTGGCGCTGCTGACCTTCATGGTGGGCGCCGTGATCGCGTTTCTGGGCGCCACCGTGCTGGATGCCTTTGGCGCCAGCATCTATACGGTAGACCTGGTGGCCTTTGCGTTCCTGCGGGAATTTGCCGTGTTGCTGACCGCGATCCTGATGGCCGGCCGGACCGCCAGCGCCTTTACCGCGCAGATCGGGTCCATGAAGGCCAACGAAGAGATCGACGCGATTCGCGCGCTGGGCATGAACCCGGTGGACCTGCTGGTGCTGCCCCGCGTGCTGGCGCTGTTGATTTCGCTGCCGGCGCTGACCTTCATTGCCATGATTGCGGGCATCACGGGCGGCGCGATCGTGTGCGCGCTGAGCCTGGACATCTCGCCCAGCATGTTCCTGTCCATCCTGCATCAGAACCTGGAAGCGCGGCACTTCCTGCTGGGCATGGCCAAGGCGCCCATCTTTGCGTTCCTGATCGCCATCGTCGGCTGCCTGGAAGGCTTCAAGGTCAGCGGCAGCGCGCAGTCCGTAGGCGAACACACCACGTCGGCCGTCGTGCAATGCATCTTTATCGTGATCCTGGTGGATGCCGTCGCGGCCCTGTTCTACATGGAGATGGGATGGTGA
- a CDS encoding chromate transporter: MGRAMLDLLRVFLPLSFLTVGGGQSVVADIHRQSVDVYGWMSNAQFLDLFALSRLAPGPGSLLVTLVGWQVSGLVGALVASFAIFVPSSVLVYGLAHVWTRHAGRPWIRAIEAGLVPVAAGMVLAASCTVLRAAEGGAWAWAVAAASTLALMLTKVNPFLMLALGACVFLIVL; the protein is encoded by the coding sequence ATGGGTCGCGCCATGCTGGACCTGTTGCGGGTGTTCCTGCCGCTTTCTTTCCTGACCGTGGGCGGGGGGCAAAGCGTGGTCGCCGACATTCACCGCCAGTCGGTCGACGTGTATGGCTGGATGAGCAATGCGCAGTTCCTGGATCTGTTTGCGCTGTCGCGCCTGGCGCCCGGACCGGGGTCGTTGCTGGTGACCCTGGTGGGCTGGCAGGTGTCCGGCCTGGTCGGGGCACTGGTGGCATCGTTCGCGATTTTCGTCCCGTCATCCGTGCTGGTCTACGGACTGGCCCACGTCTGGACCCGCCATGCCGGCCGCCCGTGGATCCGCGCGATCGAAGCCGGCCTCGTGCCTGTTGCTGCCGGCATGGTGCTGGCCGCATCGTGCACCGTGCTGCGCGCGGCTGAAGGCGGGGCGTGGGCCTGGGCGGTGGCGGCCGCGTCGACGCTGGCGCTGATGCTGACCAAGGTCAATCCCTTCCTGATGCTGGCCCTGGGTGCGTGTGTATTCTTGATCGTGCTGTAG
- a CDS encoding NIPSNAP family protein, translating into MFYDVRTYTCHPGTIKKHLAMYAEHGFDTQRKHLGDPIVYAQTETGNVNSYLHIWVYKDAADRATRRAALQADPAWHTYMAKSAEAGWLISQENRLMTPTPFFKP; encoded by the coding sequence ATGTTCTACGACGTTCGCACTTACACCTGCCATCCGGGCACGATCAAGAAGCATCTGGCCATGTACGCCGAACACGGCTTCGACACGCAGCGCAAGCACCTGGGCGACCCGATCGTCTACGCGCAGACCGAGACGGGCAACGTGAACAGCTACCTGCACATCTGGGTCTACAAAGACGCCGCCGACCGCGCCACCCGCCGCGCCGCGCTGCAAGCCGACCCTGCCTGGCACACCTATATGGCCAAGAGCGCCGAAGCCGGCTGGCTCATCTCGCAGGAAAACCGCCTGATGACGCCCACGCCGTTCTTCAAGCCCTAG
- a CDS encoding chromate transporter has product MSIRSAPPLPDASRATLSSSTPTPPHTPPAVPPTARELFKVFALIGLTSFGGGLSGWMMREIVQRRGWLTEADFLSGLALAQAFPGVNVVNLAIWLGFRLKGGQGALAASLGLVLPPMAVVLVLAGVFAQVTHIHAVHVALAGIAAAAVGLSLQTGLRAARRAARGMLPLLFMVATFVAIFALRLPLLWVVGALAPLSIGTAYLQLRGKAAR; this is encoded by the coding sequence ATGTCGATCCGTTCCGCGCCGCCGCTGCCTGACGCTTCCCGGGCGACACTGTCGTCGTCCACGCCAACGCCTCCCCACACGCCACCCGCCGTTCCGCCCACCGCGCGCGAGCTGTTCAAGGTGTTCGCCCTGATCGGGCTGACCAGTTTCGGCGGCGGGTTGAGCGGCTGGATGATGCGCGAGATCGTGCAGCGCCGCGGCTGGCTGACCGAGGCCGATTTCTTAAGCGGCCTTGCCCTGGCCCAGGCCTTTCCGGGGGTGAACGTGGTCAACCTGGCGATCTGGCTCGGCTTTCGGCTGAAGGGCGGGCAGGGCGCGCTGGCCGCGTCCCTGGGTCTGGTGCTTCCGCCGATGGCCGTCGTGCTGGTGCTGGCGGGCGTGTTCGCGCAGGTCACGCACATTCATGCGGTGCATGTGGCACTGGCCGGGATCGCGGCGGCTGCTGTCGGGCTGTCCTTGCAGACGGGCCTGCGTGCCGCGCGGCGGGCAGCGCGCGGCATGTTGCCGCTGCTGTTCATGGTCGCGACGTTCGTGGCGATCTTTGCGCTTCGCCTTCCGCTGCTGTGGGTGGTGGGCGCGCTGGCGCCGCTGTCGATCGGCACGGCGTATCTGCAACTGCGCGGCAAGGCAGCACGCTGA
- a CDS encoding DUF4174 domain-containing protein, producing the protein MMTGWRLNRNASRRGLLGLLVGAGLACAASFAVPDTAVAGSAGGNTNGANPLVAERWKTRPLVIVAPSATDPTLVRMQDILQTPANQAAFKERQMVLYVVVGDRARRDDAWLSADQARAIRGAMDVAADAPATVLLVGLDGGVKMREQGVIDAKTLFGTIDQMPMRQPRGSIQGGSSRQDTSHQDTRHQDINHSSTSVSDVPHNDKKGV; encoded by the coding sequence ATGATGACCGGATGGCGCTTGAACCGTAACGCATCGCGACGCGGCCTGCTTGGCCTGCTGGTCGGTGCGGGCCTGGCCTGCGCGGCGTCGTTTGCCGTGCCGGACACGGCGGTGGCCGGGTCGGCCGGTGGCAACACCAACGGCGCCAACCCCCTGGTAGCCGAGCGGTGGAAGACCCGGCCGCTGGTGATCGTCGCGCCGTCCGCGACCGACCCCACGCTGGTCAGGATGCAGGACATCCTGCAGACGCCCGCCAACCAGGCCGCGTTCAAGGAACGCCAGATGGTCTTGTACGTGGTGGTGGGCGATCGCGCCCGCCGCGACGACGCGTGGCTGTCGGCGGACCAGGCGCGCGCCATCCGCGGCGCCATGGACGTGGCGGCCGATGCGCCCGCGACCGTGCTGCTGGTCGGCTTGGATGGCGGCGTCAAGATGCGCGAGCAGGGCGTGATCGACGCAAAGACCCTGTTCGGCACCATCGACCAGATGCCGATGCGGCAACCGCGCGGGAGCATCCAGGGCGGCAGCAGTCGGCAAGACACCAGTCATCAAGACACACGTCATCAAGACATCAACCATTCCAGCACTTCAGTTTCCGATGTTCCCCACAACGATAAAAAGGGAGTTTGA
- a CDS encoding TetR/AcrR family transcriptional regulator, whose translation MTDAPPPPRPAHAAGRPTRDQASALADHIVDAATRLITKNGYQATSIDAIAREAGVAKRTLYSRFAAKEDLLVAVLRRLVNDVVPPLRTDAQRVPLKDRLEAFGADLLDCSSGPTATAWRRLIMAELVHVPDLSALVRRETVDIIDGFVGALLQDAVNRGDLPAIDIPFAARSYRALLCAPVQDPTVCAGNVPPGHVQDAVAFFLRGCGCRAGGAAPTDDVRASAARPAEASAATSARASSGASATTIAGNAACTTAIAPADGYAP comes from the coding sequence ATGACGGATGCCCCGCCGCCGCCCCGCCCCGCGCATGCGGCCGGACGGCCCACCCGCGATCAAGCCAGTGCGCTCGCCGATCACATCGTCGATGCCGCCACCCGCCTCATCACCAAAAACGGTTACCAAGCCACCAGCATCGACGCCATCGCGCGCGAGGCGGGTGTGGCAAAACGCACGCTGTACAGCCGCTTTGCCGCCAAGGAAGACCTGCTGGTGGCCGTGCTGCGCCGGCTGGTGAACGACGTCGTGCCGCCTTTGCGCACCGATGCGCAGCGCGTGCCGCTCAAAGACCGTCTGGAAGCCTTTGGCGCGGATCTGCTCGATTGTTCGTCGGGTCCCACCGCGACCGCCTGGCGGCGGTTGATCATGGCGGAACTGGTCCATGTGCCCGACCTGTCTGCCCTGGTCCGACGGGAAACGGTCGACATCATCGACGGCTTTGTCGGCGCCCTGCTTCAGGACGCCGTGAACCGCGGCGACTTGCCGGCCATCGACATCCCGTTTGCCGCGCGCAGCTATCGGGCGCTACTGTGCGCCCCGGTGCAAGACCCGACGGTGTGCGCTGGCAATGTGCCGCCCGGGCACGTGCAGGATGCCGTGGCGTTCTTTTTACGGGGCTGCGGCTGCCGGGCTGGCGGCGCGGCGCCGACCGACGATGTGCGGGCATCGGCAGCCCGGCCGGCGGAAGCGTCGGCGGCCACGTCCGCACGGGCATCGTCGGGCGCATCGGCAACGACGATAGCGGGCAACGCTGCGTGCACGACCGCGATCGCACCAGCCGACGGATACGCGCCATGA
- a CDS encoding ABC transporter ATP-binding protein → MVTAADSIIAVRGVTNRFGTQTVHQDLDLDVRRGEVLGVVGGSGTGKSVLLRTIIGLQQPASGSVHVLGGDLMTLDADARSRIERRFGVLFQRGALFSSLTVAENVALPLIEYAGLSRDDAEHLAEVKLALAGLPPEAGAKMPSELSGGMVKRAALARALALDPDILFLDEPTAGLDPIGAAAFDRLIVTLRDALGLTVFLVTHDLDTLYAICDRVAVLSNRKVLVNDRIDAVAATDDAWIQDYFHGPRGRAAEVARTTHAPRATAAPSASPTADSSEQR, encoded by the coding sequence ATGGTGACCGCGGCCGACAGCATCATTGCCGTGCGCGGCGTCACCAACCGCTTCGGCACGCAAACCGTGCACCAGGACCTGGATCTGGACGTGCGGCGCGGCGAAGTGCTGGGGGTCGTCGGCGGGTCCGGCACGGGCAAGTCGGTGCTGCTGCGAACGATCATCGGCTTGCAGCAACCGGCATCGGGCAGCGTCCATGTGCTGGGCGGCGACCTGATGACCCTGGACGCCGACGCACGCTCGCGCATCGAACGGCGCTTTGGCGTGCTGTTCCAGCGGGGCGCCCTGTTCTCGTCGCTGACCGTGGCCGAGAACGTGGCGCTGCCGCTGATCGAATATGCCGGCCTGTCGCGCGACGATGCCGAGCACCTGGCCGAGGTCAAGCTGGCCCTGGCCGGCCTGCCACCCGAAGCGGGCGCCAAGATGCCGTCGGAACTCTCCGGCGGGATGGTCAAACGCGCGGCCCTGGCTCGCGCCCTGGCGCTGGACCCGGACATCCTGTTCCTGGATGAACCGACCGCCGGCCTGGACCCGATCGGCGCGGCTGCCTTCGACCGGCTGATCGTGACGCTGCGCGATGCGCTGGGCCTGACCGTATTTCTGGTCACGCACGACCTGGACACCCTTTACGCCATCTGCGATCGGGTGGCCGTGCTGTCGAACAGGAAGGTGCTGGTGAACGACCGGATCGACGCCGTAGCCGCCACCGACGACGCCTGGATCCAGGACTACTTTCATGGCCCGCGCGGCCGGGCGGCCGAGGTGGCCAGGACCACGCACGCCCCGCGCGCCACCGCTGCACCTTCCGCTTCCCCAACCGCTGATTCTTCGGAGCAACGCTGA
- a CDS encoding NIPSNAP family protein — protein sequence MLYDVRTYTCKPGTIKKHLALYESLGFPVQSKHLGQPLLYAVTETGNVNSFLHIWVYQDAADRAARRAAMQADPAWHAYQEKSGEAGYLISQENRLMTQAPFFKP from the coding sequence ATGCTCTACGACGTTCGCACTTACACCTGCAAACCCGGCACCATCAAGAAGCATCTGGCGCTGTACGAAAGCCTGGGCTTTCCTGTCCAGAGCAAGCACCTGGGCCAGCCGCTGCTGTATGCGGTGACCGAGACGGGCAATGTGAACAGCTTCCTGCACATCTGGGTGTATCAGGACGCCGCCGACCGCGCCGCCCGCCGCGCCGCGATGCAGGCCGATCCGGCCTGGCATGCGTATCAGGAAAAAAGTGGTGAAGCCGGCTACCTGATCTCGCAGGAAAACCGCCTGATGACGCAGGCGCCGTTCTTCAAGCCGTAA